In Butyricicoccus intestinisimiae, the DNA window CGACAATCTTGCCAAGGCACTCGAGGCATTTGACATTGAGGCGGACGGTTTAGAACCGGCAAAGGCATTGATTGCTTCGTGCGGCAAAAAGCCGGTACTGGCAGACGACAACGGCGTGACACAGGCCATTCGCGCACAACTGCTTGCGCGCGGTGTTGCACCGCAGACGGCGGATCGTGTGCTGGCGTTCGCTGTAAAGTATGCGCGCAAAGAGACCGAGCGCGGCACGTATCAGGCAATGGAAGCACTGGTGCACAATCTCAATACCATGCATTCGCGTGCCGGTGCGCAGATTCCGTTTTCCTCGCTCAATTACGGCACGGATACCTCACCGGAAGGCCGCTTGGTTATGAAAAGTCTGTTGCTGGCAACCGAAGCGGGATTGGGAAATGGCGAGACCTCCATTTTCCCCATTCATATCTTTAAAGTCAAAGAGGGCGTCAATTACAATCCGGGTGACCCGAACTATGATTTGTTCAAGCTGGCTATGCGCGTTTCTGCCAAGCGGCTGTTCCCGAATTTCTCGTTTATCGACGCACCGTTTAATGTCAAGTATTACAAGCCGGGACATCCGGAGACCGAGGCGGCGTATATGGGCTGCCGTACCCGTGTGATTGGCAATGTCTATGACCCGTCCCGCGAGATTGTAAATGGCCGCGGAAACCTGAGCTTTACGTCCATCAACCTGCCGCGTCTTGCCATCAAGGCAAAGGGAAACGCCGATGTGTTTTTCCGTTCGCTGGATGACATGCTGGATCTTGTTGTCGAGCAGCTGCTGGCGCGCTTTCAGATTCAGGCGGATAAGCGCGTGCGCAACTATCCGTTCCTGATGGGACAGGGCATCTGGATGGATTCCGATAAGCTGGGTCCGGACGATAAAGTGGGAGAAGTGCTCAAGCATGGCACCCTGACCGTCGGATTTATCGGTCTGGCAGAGTGCCTCAAGGCGCTGATGGGTGTACACCACGGAGAATCGGAACAGGCACAGCGCATGGGTCTGACCATTGTTTCCCGCATGCGGGAGCGCATGGACGAAGAAAGCCGCAAGACCGGACTCAATTTCTCGGTCATTGCGACACCGGCAGAGGGACTTTCCGGACGGTTTGTTCGTTTGGATAAAAAACGCTACGGTGTGATTCCGGGCGTGACCGATCGGGATTACTACACCAACTCGTTCCATGTGCCTGTATATTATCCGATCAGTGCCTTCAAGAAAATTCGTCTGGAAGCACCGTATCATGAACTGACCAACGGCGGACATATCAGCTATGTGGAGCTGGACGGTGATCCGACACAAAATCTGGAAGCATTTGAGGCGGTTGTTCGCTATATGAAGGAGTGCGGCATTGGATACGGCTCGATTAACCATCCGGTAGACCGCGATCCGATTTGCGGATATACCGGCATTATCAATGATGTGTGCCCGCGCTGCGGTCGCCGCGAGGGAGAAGCGGTCAGCATTGAAAAGCTGCGTCAGCTCGGCGTATACAAAAACTATAACAGTGATACCATTGGCTATCACGGCGACAGCAACGAGGAAAAAGATCGCAGACCCAACCCGCTGCATGAGATATAAGGAGGACACGAACATGAATGAACTGAACCATGTAACATACAATGAAAACGGTGAAGCAATGGTAGGAGAAGGCGTGGGCTTTGAGCGCATTCGCCGCATCACCGGTTATCTGGTTGGTACGCTCGACCGCTTCAACAACGCCAAGCGTGCAGAAGAACATGACCGTGTCAAGCACGACACCTGCCGCGCGGCATCCGACCGAAAGAGTGCATGAACAAAATGAAGGATGAACTTCTTCGCGTTGCCGGAGTCATTGACGAGTCAATCGTGGATGGCCCCGGCATCCGCTTTGTTATCTTTACGCAGGGATGTCCGCATCACTGTGCCGGATGTCATAATCCGCAGACGCATGATTTCGACGGCGGAGAACAGGTGCCGATATCCCGCTTGTTGGAAGATATTTTGGAAAACCCGCTGATTTCCGGCGTGACACTGTCAGGCGGCGAACCGTTTTGCCAGCCAAAGCCGCTTGCAGAGCTGGCGCAAGAGCTCAAGCGCCATGGCAAGCATGTGATGGCATACACCGGCTATACTTGGGAGCAGCTGCGCGGCAAGCAGGATGCAGACATAGAACGCCTGCTGGCACAGTGTGATGTGCTGGTGGACGGAAAATTTATCGAGTCGCAGAAAGATATGCTGCTGCGCTTTCGCGGAAGCCGCAATCAACGCCTGATTGATGTGCAGAAGTCCTTGCAGGCCGAACAGGTGGTATTGGCTGGTGTGTAAAAAAAACACGGAAAAGTTGAAAAATATTGTGCAGTTTGTCGATAACCTATTGACAAATTCTAGGTGTCTATTATAATGAATATATAAAGTACAATTTCCAGACAACAAACCGGATATGCGCTGTATGCAATAAGGGGAAAGATTGTGTACAGTATCCGGCGCGGTGTATCTAGCGTCCGCTTTGCGTCATGTGGATATTCAGATCCGACATTTTCGCATAACGGGCTGGGTAGGAAATCATGTGAGACGGTACTTTGTTGTAAAAGAAAAGCCTGTTCCGATGGAGAGCGGAACGGGCTTTTCGTTTGCTTGTTTTTCTATGCTTATCTGCGGTTGGAGTTTCTCCAGATCTTGAGCTTTTCCGCTTCCTTGATGAGCTCCTCGCGGAACTGCGGATGTGCAACAGAGATAATTGCCTCTGCGCGCTCCCACGTGGACAGACCCTTCAGGCAAACCTTACCGTACTCGGTAACAAGGTAATGCGTGTTGGTACGGGTGTCTGTAACCGTAGAACCCGGATGCAGCGTCGGCAGAATACGGCTCTTCAGCTCGCCGCTGTGCGTGGTAAAGGTGGAAGAGCAGCAGATAAAGCTCTTGCCGCCGTTGGACAGATAGGCGCCGAGCACGAAGTCCAGCTGACCGCCTGCGCCGCTGATGTGCTTGGTACCGGCGGACTCTGCGTTAATTTGACCGGTCAGGTCGAGGTCAACCGCGTTGTTGATAGAGATAAAGTTGTCAATCTGGGAAATGACGCGTGCATCGTTGGTGTAGCCAACCGGTGCGCTCATCAGAGCCGGATTGTCATCCATGTAGTCATACATCTTCTGGGTGCCGGCGCCAAAAGCGAATACCTGACGGCCCTTGTCGATGTTCTTCTTTGCACAGGACAGCTTGCCGGCAGCAGCCATGTCTACAAAGCCGTCTACATACATCTCGGTGTGCACGCCCAGATCCTTCAGATCCGACTGTGCAATCAGAGAACCTACGGCGTTCGGCATGCCGCCAATGCCCAGCTGCAGGCAAGCGCCGTTCGGGATTTCCTCTACAATCAGCTTGGCTACGGTCTCATCGATTTCGGACGGCGCGCCGCCGCTACCCATCTGACGAATCGGCGGGTTGTTGCCCTCAACGATCATGTCTACATCGGTGATGTGAACGCCTTCTTCAAAGCCGCCCAGACAGCGCGGCATGTTCTTGTTGACTTCTACGATGACCTTTTTGCCGGTTTCGCAAACGGCAGCCAGATGAGAAGCGTTCGGACCAAAGTTGAAATAGCCGTGCTTGTCCATCGGTGCGACCTGAATCATAACAACATCCGGCGGGCAAATGCTCTCTCGATACCAACGCGGCAGCTCGGAATAGCGCAGCGGGGCATAGAACGCGATGCCGTCGTTAATCATGTGGCGCTCAATGCCGCTCATGTGCCAAGAGTTCCAAGAGAAATGCTTGTTTGCGTCCGGAACCTGTGCGATGGCAAGCGGCTCCATCAGGACGCCGCCGCGGATGTTGACGTCTACCAGCTCGTTTGCACGAGCGGCCAGTGCCTTGTCCAGTTCAACCGGCGTGCCAGTGCACCAGCCGTAGTCTACCCAGTCGCCGCTCTTGACGACCTTTGCTGCCTCTGCGGCAGTTGTCAGTTTACTGTTAT includes these proteins:
- a CDS encoding anaerobic ribonucleoside triphosphate reductase; this encodes MIKQIEKRDGRCVFFDVTKIANAIYKAAETSGGHDYQMSMRLALDAADYIEAHSPTETPTVEYVQDAVEKILIEQGHAKTAKAYILYRKERSRQREMNTGLMKIYEDLTFQSAVENDIKRENANIDGDTAMGTMLKYGSEGAKRFNEMFLLEPRIAKAHREGDIHIHDFDFYTLTTTCTQIDLLKLFQGGFSTGHGFLREPNDIRSYSALACIAIQSNQNDQHGGQSVPNFDYSMAPGVKKTYWHNYRDNLAKALEAFDIEADGLEPAKALIASCGKKPVLADDNGVTQAIRAQLLARGVAPQTADRVLAFAVKYARKETERGTYQAMEALVHNLNTMHSRAGAQIPFSSLNYGTDTSPEGRLVMKSLLLATEAGLGNGETSIFPIHIFKVKEGVNYNPGDPNYDLFKLAMRVSAKRLFPNFSFIDAPFNVKYYKPGHPETEAAYMGCRTRVIGNVYDPSREIVNGRGNLSFTSINLPRLAIKAKGNADVFFRSLDDMLDLVVEQLLARFQIQADKRVRNYPFLMGQGIWMDSDKLGPDDKVGEVLKHGTLTVGFIGLAECLKALMGVHHGESEQAQRMGLTIVSRMRERMDEESRKTGLNFSVIATPAEGLSGRFVRLDKKRYGVIPGVTDRDYYTNSFHVPVYYPISAFKKIRLEAPYHELTNGGHISYVELDGDPTQNLEAFEAVVRYMKECGIGYGSINHPVDRDPICGYTGIINDVCPRCGRREGEAVSIEKLRQLGVYKNYNSDTIGYHGDSNEEKDRRPNPLHEI
- the nrdG gene encoding anaerobic ribonucleoside-triphosphate reductase activating protein; the encoded protein is MKDELLRVAGVIDESIVDGPGIRFVIFTQGCPHHCAGCHNPQTHDFDGGEQVPISRLLEDILENPLISGVTLSGGEPFCQPKPLAELAQELKRHGKHVMAYTGYTWEQLRGKQDADIERLLAQCDVLVDGKFIESQKDMLLRFRGSRNQRLIDVQKSLQAEQVVLAGV
- a CDS encoding butyryl-CoA:acetate CoA-transferase, which gives rise to MDYQALYNSKLTTAAEAAKVVKSGDWVDYGWCTGTPVELDKALAARANELVDVNIRGGVLMEPLAIAQVPDANKHFSWNSWHMSGIERHMINDGIAFYAPLRYSELPRWYRESICPPDVVMIQVAPMDKHGYFNFGPNASHLAAVCETGKKVIVEVNKNMPRCLGGFEEGVHITDVDMIVEGNNPPIRQMGSGGAPSEIDETVAKLIVEEIPNGACLQLGIGGMPNAVGSLIAQSDLKDLGVHTEMYVDGFVDMAAAGKLSCAKKNIDKGRQVFAFGAGTQKMYDYMDDNPALMSAPVGYTNDARVISQIDNFISINNAVDLDLTGQINAESAGTKHISGAGGQLDFVLGAYLSNGGKSFICCSSTFTTHSGELKSRILPTLHPGSTVTDTRTNTHYLVTEYGKVCLKGLSTWERAEAIISVAHPQFREELIKEAEKLKIWRNSNRR